In one window of Paraflavitalea soli DNA:
- a CDS encoding isocitrate lyase/PEP mutase family protein yields the protein MKTNYTELQLNKAVTFKALHERPGIFAFPNPWDAGSAKMLAALGFEALATTSAGLAFSLAKPDGEGAVTREETLANARAIIAASNLPVAGDLENGYGDAPETCAETIIMAAAAGLVGGSIEDATGRPHDPIYPFELSVERVKAAVAAARSLPFPFMLTARAENLIYGRPDFKDTLRRLEAFAEAGADVLFAPGLTTREEIVTVVKAVAPKPINIVAGLGPTPFSLNELEDMGVKRVSLGSSLARAAYSGFLRAAEEIKTNGSFGFTNGTTSYGEINQLLRS from the coding sequence ATGAAAACAAACTACACTGAATTACAACTCAATAAAGCTGTCACTTTCAAAGCCCTCCATGAACGCCCTGGTATATTCGCTTTTCCCAATCCCTGGGATGCAGGCTCCGCAAAAATGCTCGCCGCCCTCGGTTTTGAAGCCCTGGCCACCACCAGCGCCGGACTGGCCTTTTCCCTGGCCAAGCCCGATGGGGAAGGAGCCGTTACCCGGGAGGAAACCCTGGCCAATGCACGCGCCATCATCGCCGCCAGCAACCTGCCCGTAGCCGGAGACCTCGAAAATGGGTATGGTGATGCACCCGAAACCTGTGCCGAAACCATTATCATGGCCGCAGCCGCAGGCCTGGTAGGTGGCTCCATTGAAGATGCCACCGGCCGGCCCCACGATCCAATCTATCCATTTGAATTATCCGTGGAGCGTGTGAAGGCCGCAGTAGCCGCTGCCCGTAGTTTGCCCTTTCCCTTTATGTTGACCGCACGCGCCGAAAACCTCATCTATGGCCGTCCTGATTTTAAAGATACCCTCCGGCGCCTCGAAGCTTTTGCTGAAGCAGGCGCCGATGTATTGTTTGCGCCCGGCCTCACTACCCGTGAGGAGATCGTGACCGTTGTGAAAGCCGTAGCGCCCAAACCCATCAATATCGTGGCAGGATTAGGACCTACCCCTTTCTCCCTAAATGAACTGGAAGATATGGGGGTGAAACGCGTAAGCCTCGGTTCCTCCCTGGCCCGTGCCGCTTACAGTGGATTCCTGCGGGCAGCAGAAGAGATAAAGACCAATGGCTCCTTTGGCTTCACAAACGGCACTACTTCCTATGGGGAGATCAACCAGTTGTTGAGGTCATAA
- a CDS encoding response regulator, producing MPTSSSTITALQQRIAALERENAVLRQDLNGLPTGRSVTVPSAMQPLFDVAQETVREYFKGFKMDPTKGTIEINDQRYVLVRASAFSKGFLETIQRLYADKGESEAFAIGRNFLFDYAHVIGLHDARDFHVRMNVTDPIAKLSAGPIHFAYSGWAFVDISPESNPSPDENFCLIYDHPYSFEADSWKRAGVLSKEPVCVMNAGYSSGWCEQSFGIELTAVEVSCTAKGDERCTFIMSPPHKIHEHLERFNAAHKKPYASKEQYNIPTFFERKKVEEEMERSRILAEESAQTKADFVANMSHELRTPLGAILGFTDLLQKTSLDTVQQDYLEAIHTSGKSLLSIINDILDLSKLDAGKFLTETIPFSIPELLHSLQVMFSTKASGKDLRLSCSVDMGISFPVLGDPMRLTQILVNLMGNAVKFTESGGVYINCIIQQETEDNVVLCFTVKDTGIGIPADKIATIFERFTQVDTHITRKYGGTGLGLAITKQLVELLGGTISISSQEGVGTECSFIIPYRKSPEQQLISSREATDHRQYFSLKKILVVEDNLMNQKLTSIILQGQGFEVAVARNGKKAIEYLKEKQADLILMDIQMPVMDGYKTTQLIRDELHLATPVIAMTAHALSGEREKCLQAGMNDYLAKPFKEPDLLDKIAHWARQLNHQSTADQSGAPIARIDLSFLVQQTRNNRAFIHEMIHIFKNQNPRDIAKLKTAIGKRDFKTIYKTTHSLRNTIGFFGLTAAIGSELLTMEKLAMAAEDPEQIRQLFEKVSVVCKQAVADLKEFGRQS from the coding sequence ATGCCAACATCATCATCTACGATCACAGCCCTTCAGCAACGGATAGCAGCGCTTGAACGGGAAAATGCCGTACTGCGACAGGACCTCAATGGCTTGCCCACGGGCCGGTCGGTAACGGTGCCTAGCGCCATGCAGCCACTGTTTGACGTGGCGCAGGAGACGGTGCGGGAATATTTCAAGGGATTCAAGATGGACCCTACCAAGGGCACCATCGAGATCAATGACCAACGGTATGTGCTGGTGCGGGCTTCTGCCTTTTCCAAAGGTTTCCTGGAAACGATCCAGCGGCTGTATGCGGATAAAGGAGAAAGTGAGGCTTTTGCTATTGGCCGTAATTTCCTGTTCGATTATGCGCACGTAATAGGCCTGCATGACGCCAGGGATTTTCATGTCCGCATGAACGTAACGGATCCTATTGCCAAGCTATCGGCCGGTCCTATCCATTTTGCCTATTCGGGATGGGCCTTTGTAGACATCTCGCCGGAGAGTAATCCTTCGCCGGATGAAAACTTTTGCCTGATCTATGATCACCCTTATTCTTTTGAAGCAGATTCGTGGAAACGGGCAGGGGTATTATCGAAAGAACCGGTGTGCGTGATGAATGCGGGTTATTCATCGGGCTGGTGCGAGCAAAGTTTTGGCATCGAGCTTACGGCAGTGGAAGTGAGTTGTACTGCGAAGGGGGATGAACGCTGCACCTTCATCATGTCGCCCCCGCACAAGATCCATGAACACCTGGAGCGGTTCAATGCGGCACATAAAAAGCCATACGCCTCTAAGGAGCAATACAATATCCCTACTTTTTTTGAACGCAAAAAGGTAGAGGAGGAAATGGAAAGATCGAGGATACTGGCAGAAGAATCTGCCCAGACGAAGGCAGACTTTGTAGCCAATATGAGTCATGAACTGCGAACGCCGCTGGGGGCTATCCTGGGCTTTACGGACCTGCTGCAGAAAACGTCACTGGATACGGTGCAGCAGGATTACCTGGAAGCGATCCATACTTCGGGCAAAAGCCTGTTGTCGATCATCAATGATATCCTTGACCTGTCGAAACTGGATGCCGGCAAATTCCTTACGGAAACGATCCCCTTCAGCATACCGGAATTGTTGCATTCGCTACAGGTGATGTTCTCTACCAAAGCGAGTGGTAAAGACCTGCGGTTGAGCTGCAGTGTGGATATGGGGATCAGTTTCCCGGTACTGGGGGATCCTATGCGGCTGACACAGATACTGGTGAACCTGATGGGCAATGCGGTGAAGTTTACGGAGTCGGGCGGGGTATATATCAATTGTATCATACAACAGGAAACGGAGGACAATGTGGTATTGTGTTTCACCGTGAAGGATACAGGCATTGGCATTCCGGCGGATAAGATCGCTACGATCTTTGAGCGTTTTACGCAGGTGGATACGCATATCACGCGTAAGTATGGCGGTACAGGACTGGGACTGGCAATCACCAAACAACTGGTAGAACTGCTGGGAGGTACGATCTCGATCAGCAGTCAGGAGGGGGTGGGTACGGAATGCAGTTTTATCATCCCCTACCGGAAATCACCCGAACAACAACTCATTTCTTCGCGCGAGGCCACGGATCACCGGCAGTACTTTTCGCTCAAAAAGATACTGGTAGTAGAAGACAACCTGATGAACCAGAAATTAACCTCCATCATTTTACAAGGGCAGGGATTTGAGGTAGCGGTGGCGCGGAATGGTAAAAAAGCCATTGAATACCTGAAAGAAAAGCAGGCAGACCTGATCCTGATGGATATCCAGATGCCGGTGATGGATGGATACAAAACCACGCAGCTCATCCGGGATGAATTGCACCTGGCCACGCCGGTAATTGCTATGACGGCGCATGCGCTTTCGGGAGAAAGAGAAAAATGCCTGCAGGCAGGCATGAATGATTACCTGGCCAAACCCTTTAAAGAGCCGGACCTGCTGGACAAGATCGCGCACTGGGCCCGCCAACTGAATCACCAGTCCACTGCTGATCAATCCGGCGCGCCCATTGCCCGGATCGACCTCTCCTTCCTGGTACAGCAAACGCGGAACAACAGGGCCTTCATTCATGAGATGATCCATATTTTCAAGAACCAGAATCCACGGGATATTGCGAAACTGAAAACAGCCATTGGCAAAAGAGATTTCAAGACGATCTACAAGACCACACACTCATTGCGCAATACGATCGGCTTTTTTGGACTGACGGCTGCTATCGGCAGTGAACTGTTGACGATGGAGAAACTAGCCATGGCGGCAGAAGACCCGGAGCAGATCAGGCAATTGTTTGAGAAAGTGAGTGTGGTGTGTAAGCAGGCGGTGGCGGATCTGAAGGAGTTTGGTCGGCAATCGTGA